A stretch of Gambusia affinis linkage group LG10, SWU_Gaff_1.0, whole genome shotgun sequence DNA encodes these proteins:
- the LOC122839006 gene encoding mast cell protease 1A-like has product MFRLKEFKHLLVLTFLCQTVHASHIINGEKAAVNSLPYMVSVQSNGHHVCGGFLISEDFVVTAAHCNIPKPNLVVVGNQNIKSSNIKKINIQYSCVFPTYRRVGLGNDIMLLKLSQKVSMNNAVKTIPIPNSDKILKENQICMVAGWGKTESNRFSDDLRVAKVSIINSQVCQREWDNTLPPNVICAGGYETTKGFCQGDSGGPLVCDGEAVGIVSFNKNSNCTYPNAPNIYTDISIYHQWLNCALKEKKCGCANP; this is encoded by the exons ATGTTCAGACTAAAGGAATTCAAGCATCTCCTTGTGCTGACATTTCTCTGTCAAACAG TTCATGCAAGTCACATCATAAATGGGGAAAAGGCTGCTGTAAACTCACTGCCGTACATGGTCTCAGTGCAAAGCAATGGACATCATGTATGTGGAGGATTTCTGATCAGTGAGGACTTTGTGGTCACTGCTGCACACTGCAATATTCC CAAACCCAATCTGGTTGTCGTGGGAAATCAGAATATCAAaagttcaaacataaaaaaaataaatattcagtacAGCTGCGTATTCCCTACTTACCGGAGAGTTGGACTTGGCAATGACATCATGCTGCTTAAA CTCTCTCAGAAAGTCTCCATGAACAACGCAGTGAAGACCATTCCAATTCCAAATTCTGacaaaatcttaaaagaaaatcagatatGCATGGTCGCTGGATGGGGTAAAACAGAAAGCAACAGGTTCAGTGATGATCTCAGAGTCGCAAAGGTGTCGATCATAAATTCACAAGTCTGTCAGAGGGAATGGGATAATACTCTTCCACCCAATGTGATCTGTGCTGGTGGATATGAAACCACAAAAGGATTCTGCCAG GGTGATTCCGGTGGCCCTCTGGTGTGTGACGGGGAAGCTGTTGGTATTGTGTCATTCAACAAAAATTCCAACTGCACCTACCCAAATGCACCCAACATCTACACAGACATTTCTATATATCATCAGTGGCTCAACTGTGCGTTGAAGGAAAAGAAATGTGGTTGTGCAAACCCTTAG
- the LOC122839007 gene encoding duodenase-1-like codes for MHHLSTFLFFNVLACLGQTVRGSDIIHGEKAPANSMQYMVSVQNKWGHVCGGFLVRQDIVITAAHCAVDEPVRVVLGTHKLSKRNMNPVDIEYFCNYTTYKSVRLGDDIMLIKLSRKLPLNNRVKIIPLPTSSNANLRDGQICSVAGWGKIGTNHPLVDDLRVVNVSILNPQLCREKWGNGLPSNVICAGGYDTDKGFCQGDSGGPLVCNRVAVGVVSFNKLANCNYPDVPNVYTDISKYLQWINNIVKTNKCV; via the exons ATGCACCATTTgtctacatttctgtttttcaatgTTCTAGCATGTCTTGGACAAACTG TCCGGGGGAGTGACATCATACATGGCGAAAAAGCCCCAGCCAACTCGATGCAGTATATGGTCTCAGTGCAAAACAAATGGGGTCATGTGTGTGGAGGATTTCTGGTCAGGCAGGACATTGTGATCACTGCTGCACACTGTGCTGTAGA TGAACCTGTGCGTGTTGTTCTGGGAACCCACAAGCTGTCGAAGAGGAATATGAACCCAGTGGATATTGAATACTTCTGTAACTACACAACTTATAAATCTGTTAGACTTGGTGATGACATCATGCTCATTAAA TTGTCCAGGAAACTTCCGCTAAATAACAGGGTGAAAATAATTCCACTTCCAACATCTTCCAATGCAAACCTTAGAGATGGTCAGATCTGCTCTGTAGCTGGATGGGGTAAAATTGGGACCAATCACCCTCTTGTGGATGACCTGAGAGTGGTGAATGTGTCAATCTTAAATCCACAACTCTGTCGGGAGAAATGGGGGAATGGCCTCCCTTCCAATGTGATCTGTGCTGGTGGATACGACACAGACAAAGGTTTTTGTCAG gGTGATTCCGGCGGTCCTCTGGTGTGCAACAGGGTAGCTGTTGGTGTTGTGTCATTCAACAAACTTGCCAACTGCAACTACCCAGATGTGCCCAATGTCTACACAGACATATCTAAATATCTTCAATGGATCAACAACattgtgaaaacaaataaatgtgtgtaG
- the LOC122839008 gene encoding duodenase-1-like: protein MHALGALLLFHIVTSLGQNVHGSDIVHGEKAPENSMQYMVSVQNKHGHVCGGFLVSQDFAVTAAHCATDEPVRVVLGTHKLSKRNMNPVDIEYSCKYPTYKSVDLGDDIMLLKLSGKAPLNDRVKVIPLPTSSNANLRDGQICSVAGWGKIGTNHPLVDDLRVVNVSILNPQLCREKWWNDFPSNVICAGGYDTDKGFCQGDSGGPLVCNRVAVGVVSFNKLAKCNYPDVPNVYTDISKYLQWINNIVKTNKCVQ, encoded by the exons ATGCACGCCCTGGGTGCATTACTGCTTTTCCACATTGTGACATCTCTTGGACAAAATG TCCATGGGAGTGACATCGTACATGGGGAAAAGGCACCCGAGAACTCGATGCAGTATATGGTCTcagtccaaaacaaacatggtcATGTGTGTGGAGGATTTCTAGTGAGCCAGGACTTTGCGGTCACTGCTGCACACTGTGCTACAGA TGAACCTGTGCGTGTTGTTCTGGGCACCCACAAGCTATCAAAGAGGAACATGAACCCAGTGGATATTGAATACTCATGCAAATACCCAACTTATAAATCTGTTGATCTTGGTGATGACATCATGCTCCTTAAA TTGTCCGGGAAAGCTCCGCTAAATGACAGGGTGAAAGTAATTCCACTTCCAACGTCTTCCAATGCAAACCTTAGAGATGGTCAGATCTGCTCTGTAGCTGGATGGGGTAAAATTGGGACCAATCACCCTCTTGTGGATGACCTGAGAGTGGTGAATGTGTCAATCTTAAATCCACAACTCTGTCGGGAGAAATGGTGGAATGACTTCCCTTCCAATGTGATCTGTGCTGGTGGATACGACACAGACAAAGGATTTTGTCAG gGTGATTCCGGCGGTCCTCTGGTGTGCAACAGGGTAGCTGTTGGTGTTGTGTCATTCAACAAACTTGCCAAATGCAACTACCCAGATGTGCCCAATGTCTATACAGACATATCTAAATATCTTCAATGGATCAACAACattgtgaaaacaaataaatgtgtgcAGTAA
- the LOC122839009 gene encoding mast cell protease 1A-like: MTFTFILLLLCAFWGAEGTWIVGGKDAVPHSRPYMASLQIERQHICGGVLIREDFVLTAAHCDLMIPFTVVLGADTLEANEPTKQSLRVLRSFPHPNYNELANDIMLLKLSSRANLTKEVQLISLKSDRVKTGSSCITAGWGDIADNRTLANRLQELNVTVMAPRTCQRRWREVPIARSMVCSMGSRNRQGFCSGDSGGPLVCDGASAGVVSFSGRRCGDQRTPDVYTRVASFRQWIEKVLTEN; encoded by the exons ATGACCTTCACATTCATACTGCTGTTGCTCTGTGCCTTTTGGG gAGCTGAAGGCACTTGGATTGTTGGTGGCAAAGACGCTGTCCCGCACTCGCGGCCGTACATGGCCTCACTGCAAATCGAACGTCAACATATCTGCGGCGGAGTGCTCATCAGAGAGGATTTTGTGCTCACAGCAGCACATTGCGACTTAATGAT ACCATTCACAGTTGTGCTTGGAGCAGATACACTGGAAGCCAATGAGCCAACAAAGCAGAGTCTTCGTGTTCTCAGATCCTTTCCCCATCCGAACTACAATGAACTTGCAAATGACATCATGCTGTTGAAG CTTAGCAGCAGGGCAAATCTCACTAAAGAAGTGCAGTTGATCTCTCTGAAGTCTGATCGCgtcaaaacaggaagtagttgcaTCACAGCAGGGTGGGGGGACATAGCGGACAACAGAACGTTGGCAAACAGGCTGCAGGAGCTCAATGTCACAGTTATGGCACCACGTACATGTCAGAGAAGATGGAGAGAAGTTCCCATAGCCAGATCGATGGTTTGTTCCATGGGTTCACGAAACAGACAGGGCTTCTGCTCG GGGGATTCAGGAGGCCCCTTGGTGTGTGACGGAGCTTCAGCTGGTGTCGTCTCCTTCTCCGGGCGTCGATGTGGAGACCAAAGGACTCCTGATGTTTACACACGTGTTGCCTCTTTCAGGCAGTGGATTGAAAAAGTGCTGACTGAAAATTAG
- the LOC122839012 gene encoding spindlin-1-like has translation MSKKRGRKRSSGELSDVATPDPNSILGLRIQHNWREKGNQSKWKGTVLDRLSVNPSLFMVKYDGFDCVYGIELFKDVRVSNLQVLSENIVNNKIKIPAGAEELVGKAVEHLFEKEDGEKNEWRGMVLSRAPVMTNWYYITYEKDPVLYMYQLWDDYADGDLRILPEAENKHLLPADRKPGEETESLVGKQVEYVTDKGVKRTGLVIYQVPAKPSVYYIKYDDDFHIHVYDLVKTP, from the exons ATGTCCAAGAAAAGGGGCAG AAAGCGGAGCAGTGGGGAACTGAGTGACGTGGCGACGCCGGACCCCAACTCCATCCTGGGACTGCGCATTCAGCATAACTGGCGAGAGAAGGGCAACCAAAGCAAATGGAAGGGAACGGTGCTGGACAGACTGAGCGTTAATCCCTCTCTCTTCATGGTGAAGTACGACGGCTTTGACTGCGTCTACGGCATAGAGCTATTCAAGGACGTGAGAGTCTCCAACCTGCAAGTCCTGTCAGAGAATATCG TAAACAACAAGATAAAAATCCCAGCAGGGGCAGAGGAACTTGTGGGCAAAGCAGTGGAgcatttgtttgaaaaggaaGATGGAGAGAAGAATGAGTGGAGAGGCATGGTCCTATCCCGAGCTCCAGTCATGACAAACTGGTATTATATCACTTATGAAAAGGACCCAGTTCTTTATATGTACCAGCTGTGGGATGACTATGCAGATGGGGACCTCAGGATTTTGCCAGAAGCAG AAAACAAGCACCTGTTGCCTGCGGACAGAAAGCCGGGAGAAGAGACTGAAAGTCTGGTGGGGAAACAAGTGGAGTATGTTACCGACAAGGGAGTGAAGAGAACAGGCCTGGTCATCTACCAGGTCCCAGCCAAGCCCTCAGTGTACTATATCAAATATGATGATGACTTTCATATTCATGTTTATGATCTGGTCAAAACCCCGTAG